In Salmo salar chromosome ssa15, Ssal_v3.1, whole genome shotgun sequence, one genomic interval encodes:
- the LOC106571565 gene encoding uncharacterized protein, with protein MEGPDGVALPGGFTLIQLPKPGGTGGSPRLSKLIRTTAVGEAVAARTSQQGGSHLETKSSSGPAGGKTQKNQKGTSSPSPLALMEVKTETVQSEKLSYTPELNTNTPDSRLALSQKKQSLTQSKGLKSDLRSAKVNYSSPTEPNELTCDVGERGDVGEGSRPWSPESCQKDTKFSQFMTLRMHENGHPDFNVEDSDTDPGDSSDDSDSDSDEYAEEEEEEAGDIETVEERRLGVTVTQMRTAVKHTQQNSQDGETAPKEMRQREKREEQGSGSGEGRGRMNRTLSERLRRGEHQKLFTRLKQVLFMEKLDPKVSKLHLLSQALKEIRTLSVDSESLEEKKRMLTEIQSVYVKEMTYISGKPEELVKAKLKEIWEKKRALAAQRRADVPSTCQLSSPASTPSPNTLTVSQLSRASSLDQAGAARGSVKPVAAVLRTKSGKIILPASIPAGGAVYTMKVMKKPTVTSLSTTTNATSAAKEAVEKESAEEKECTPRIIHPSQPLSQTPSPQCSASATDPKKKDQGRVSGEAEQFSDSPAEVRPEVGKEEPQAPVCNGSMEEETSIEKDNISTPTEKKSLNRKPTNQVFIDMKYPLVDSAPLNSAIWRPLEKPQAVGERDPGRWGLSLTKGEAAVLVKALSEHEGIVVGRNGKDSMVTPTRKDNLVQHNGKKSSVTLKGKDNLVQHNGKKSSVTLMGKDNLVQHNGKKSSVTLKGKDNLVQHNGKKSSVTLKGKGSSVTQKRKDSSELQKEQDSTTSQKETNSLVPQKENYSLITPTAKDGLVTSKENDCLLTQNGGGGLADGLEAPTVKRTRRPPRLDIKSPPTEHITTTPVATTEGSPANVTQATGSTRTPVSRPGGILVTNTGDGENQLTPQEPTRQGRTPKVGWVGVTTSPVVITGPGGSSAKVTPAAGSPVKRAASSPATRGRPPKVLKAGDSPSLAPGTRAGLSPVVKTDGRAAGQPELQLIALQQ; from the exons ATGGAAGGCCCAGACGGAGTGGCCCTGCCTGGGGGCTTCACCCTTATCCAGCTCCCTAAACCTGGAGGTACTGGTGGTTCTCCCCGGCTATCCAAACTAATCAGAACCACAGCCGTGGGTGAAGCGGTAGCAGCCAGAACTTCGCAGCAAGGAGGTTCTCATCTGGAGACCAAATCTTCCTCTGGACCTGCAGGTGGAAAGACCCAGAAGAACCAGAAAGGAACCTCTTCTCCATCACCTCTAGCCTTGATGGAAGTTAAAACAGAGACTGTGCAATCTGAAAAACTCTCTTACACCCCAGAGTTAAATACCAATACACCTGACTCCAGATTAGCTCTATCCCAGAAGAAACAGAGTCTGACTCAGTCAAAGGGCCTTAAATCTGACCTTAGATCAGCCAAAGTCAACTACTCTAGTCCCACAGAGCCCAATGAGCTGACCTGTGATGTGGGGGAGAGGGGTGATGTGGGGGAGGGCTCGCGACCGTGGAGCCCAGAATCATGTCAGAAAGACACAAAGTTCAGTCAGTTTATGACTCTGAGAATGCATGAGAACGGGCATCCTGATTTTAATGTTGAGGACTCTGATACGGATCCGGGCGACTCGTCGGATGACTCGGATTCCGACAGTGATGAATATGCCGAG gaagaagaggaggaagcggGTGACATTGagacagtggaggagaggagactgggcGTCACCGTCACTCAGATGAGGACCgctgtcaaacacacaca ACAAAACAGTCAGGATGGTGAAACGGCACCAAAGGaaatg CgtcagagggaaaagagagaggagcaggggtctGGGTCTGGCGAGGGAAGGGGTCGTATGAACCGTACCCTGTCGGAGAGGTTGCGTCGCGGCGAGCATCAGAAACTCTTCACCAGACTCAAACAGGTGCTGTTCATGGAAAAACTGGACCCCAAGGTCTCGAAGCTTCACCTCCTTTCACAA GCTCTGAAGGAGATTCGTACCCTGTCAGTGGACTCTGAGTCTCTGGAGGAGAAGAAAAGGATGCTGACTGAGATCCAGTCTGTCTATGTCAAGGAGATGACATACATTTCTG GGAAGCCAGAGGAGCTGGTCAAGGCCAAGCTGAAGGAGATCTGGGAGAAGAAGAGAGCTCTGGCTGCCCAGAGAAGAGCAGATGTGCCCTCTACCTGCCAGCTCTCATCACCCGCCTCCACCCCTAGTCCCAACACCCTGACAG TGTCCCAGTTGTCTCGGGCTAGCTCTCTGGATCAGGCAGGGGCAGCTAGGGGCTCTGTGAAACCAGTGGCTGCTGTTCTACGCACCAAAAGCGGCAAGATCATACTTCCTGCTTCCATACCAG CAGGAGGAGCGGTCTACACAATGAAGGTTATGAAGAAACCAACAGTCAcctccctctccaccaccaccaacgCCACCTCAGCTGCCAAGGAGGCTGTGGAGAAGGAGAGCGCTGAGGAAAAGGAGTGTACACCCCGGATTATCCACCCCTCTCAGCCCCTCTCGCAGACCCCTAGCCCACAGTGCTCTGCGTCTGCCACTGACCCTAAGAAGAAGGACCAGGGTAGAGTGTCTGGGGAGGCTGAGCAGTTCTCAGACAGCCCAGCAGAGGTGAGGCCAGAGGTAGGTAAGGAGGAACCACAGGCCCCTGTCTGTAATGGATCCATGGAAGAAGAGACTTCCATAGAGAAGGACAACATATCAACTCCTACAGAGAAGAAGTCCCTTAACAGAAAACCTACTAATCAAGTTTTTATTGATATGAAGTATCCCCTCGTGGACAGCGCGCCCCTAAACAGTGCCATCTGGAGGCCATTGGAGAAACCGCAGGCGGTGGGTGAGCGTGATCCAGGACGCTGGGGCTTGTCTCTGACCAAGGGAGAGGCAGCCGTACTGGTGAAGGCTCTCTCTGAACACGAGGGCATAGTAGTGGGGCGGAATGGAAAGGATAGTATGGTCACACCGACGCGCAAGGATAACCTGGTCCAACACAATGGAAAGAAGAGCTCTGTGACACTGAAGGGCAAGGATAACCTGGTCCAACACAATGGAAAGAAGAGCTCTGTGACACTGATGGGCAAGGATAACCTGGTCCAACACAATGGAAAGAAGAGCTCTGTGACACTGAAGGGCAAGGATAACCTGGTCCAACACAATGGAAAGAAGAGCTCTGTGACACTGAAGGGCAAGGGTAGCTCAGTCACACAGAAAAGAAAGGATAGCTCAGAACTACAAAAAGAACAGGATAGCACAACGTCTCAGAAAGAAACTAATAGCTTGGTCCCACAAAAGGAAAATTATAGCTTGATCACTCCGACAGCAAAGGACGGCTTGGTGACATCAAAGGAAAATGATTGCTTGCTGACACAGAACGGAGGGGGAGGCTTGGCAGATGGCTTGGAGGCTCCAACTGTGAAGAGAACACGACGACCGCCACGCTTGGACATTAAATCCCCACCAACTGAACATATCACTACTACCCCTGTGGCAACGACTGAGGGTAGCCCAGCCAACGTTACACAAGCCACGGGTAGTACCCGTACCCCAGTGTCTCGACCTGGGGGTATTCTTGTTACTAACACTGGGGATGGTGAAAACCAACTAACCCCACAGGAACCTACGAGGCAGGGTAGGACTCCTAAAGTAGGATGGGTTGGGGTTACTACTAGTCCTGTGGTGATTACTGGGCCTGGAGGTAGCTCTGCCAAAGTGACTCCAGCTGCGGGTAGCCCTGTGAAGAGAGCTGCCAGTAGCCCTGCCACTCGGGGTAGGCCTCCTAAAGTACTGAAAGCTGGAGATAGCCCTAGCCTGGCCCCTGGAACTCGGGCTGGGTTAAGCCCTGTGGTGAAGACTGATGGCAGGGCAGCTGGACAACCCGAGCTACAGTTAATAGCTCTGCAGCAATGA